The following are from one region of the Klebsiella aerogenes genome:
- a CDS encoding YccJ family protein: MPNQEAKTHHVGEWASLRNTSLEIAEAIFELANYDEKLAEKIWEEGSDEVLPLAFAKTDKDSLFWGEQTIERKNV, from the coding sequence ATGCCGAATCAAGAAGCAAAGACCCACCATGTGGGCGAATGGGCAAGCTTACGTAATACCTCTTTGGAAATCGCCGAAGCCATTTTCGAACTAGCGAATTACGATGAAAAGCTGGCGGAGAAAATTTGGGAAGAAGGCAGCGATGAAGTTCTGCCGCTGGCTTTCGCCAAAACCGACAAAGACAGCCTTTTCTGGGGCGAGCAGACCATCGAACGCAAAAACGTCTGA
- a CDS encoding APC family permease: MAANLPTESASQAGKPRLRKSLKLWQVVMMGLAYLTPMTVFDTFGIVSGISNGHVPASYLLALAGVLFTAISYGKLVRQFPEAGSAYTYAQKSISPHVGFMVGWSSLLDYLFLPMINVLLAKIYLSALFPEVPPWVWVVTFVAILTAANLKSVSLVANFNTLFVLVQISIMVVFVILVVQGLHKGEGVGTVWSLQPFISENAHLIPIITGATIVCFSFLGFDAVTTLSEETPDAARVIPKAIFLTAMYGGIIFIAASFFMQLFFPDIHRFKDPDAALPEIALYVGGKLFQSIFLCTTFVNTLASGLASHASVSRLLYVMGRDNVFPERIFGYVHPKWRTPALNVIMVGIVALSALFFDLVTATALINFGALVAFTFVNLSVFNHFWRRKGYNKTWKDRFHYLLLPMVGALTVGVLWLNLEATSLTLGLVWAALGLLYLAYLTRRFRKPPPQFDATKAEQAWES, from the coding sequence ATGGCTGCTAATCTTCCTACAGAAAGCGCTTCTCAGGCGGGTAAACCGCGTCTGCGCAAATCACTCAAACTCTGGCAGGTGGTGATGATGGGGCTGGCCTATCTGACCCCGATGACGGTGTTTGATACCTTCGGTATTGTCTCCGGCATCAGCAACGGCCACGTTCCGGCTTCGTATCTGCTGGCGCTGGCTGGGGTGTTATTCACCGCTATCAGCTACGGTAAACTGGTGCGCCAGTTCCCGGAAGCGGGATCGGCCTACACCTATGCGCAAAAATCGATTAGCCCGCACGTCGGCTTTATGGTCGGCTGGTCGTCGCTGCTCGATTATCTGTTCCTGCCGATGATTAACGTGTTGCTGGCGAAGATCTATCTTTCGGCGCTGTTCCCGGAAGTACCGCCGTGGGTATGGGTGGTGACCTTTGTGGCGATCCTCACCGCCGCCAACCTGAAGAGCGTGAGTCTGGTGGCGAACTTCAACACCTTGTTCGTGCTGGTGCAGATTTCGATCATGGTGGTGTTTGTGATTCTGGTGGTGCAGGGATTACATAAAGGCGAGGGGGTCGGTACCGTGTGGTCGCTGCAGCCGTTTATCAGCGAGAATGCGCATCTGATCCCGATCATTACCGGCGCGACGATCGTCTGCTTCTCGTTCCTCGGTTTTGATGCGGTCACCACGCTTTCCGAAGAAACGCCGGACGCTGCGCGCGTGATCCCGAAAGCTATCTTCCTTACCGCGATGTACGGCGGGATTATCTTTATCGCCGCGTCGTTCTTTATGCAGCTGTTCTTCCCGGATATTCACCGCTTTAAGGATCCGGATGCCGCGTTGCCGGAAATTGCGCTGTACGTCGGCGGCAAGCTGTTCCAGTCGATTTTCCTGTGCACCACTTTTGTTAACACCCTCGCGTCAGGCCTGGCGTCGCATGCCAGCGTCTCTCGTCTGTTGTATGTGATGGGCCGCGATAACGTCTTCCCGGAGCGTATTTTCGGTTACGTCCATCCGAAATGGCGTACCCCGGCGTTGAACGTGATTATGGTGGGTATCGTTGCGTTGTCGGCGCTGTTCTTCGACCTGGTAACCGCCACGGCATTGATCAACTTCGGCGCGCTGGTGGCCTTCACCTTTGTTAACCTGTCGGTGTTTAACCACTTCTGGCGCCGCAAGGGCTATAACAAAACCTGGAAAGATCGCTTCCATTATCTGCTGCTGCCGATGGTGGGCGCGCTGACGGTCGGGGTTCTGTGGCTGAATCTTGAGGCGACCTCGCTGACGCTGGGTCTGGTATGGGCGGCGCTGGGCTTGTTGTATCTGGCTTATCTGACCCGACGCTTCCGTAAACCGCCGCCGCAGTTTGATGCGACGAAAGCGGAACAGGCTTGGGAGTCTTAA
- a CDS encoding DMT family transporter: protein MSSLKLSITPQELILIVITMFWGGTFLAVQYAVSFSGPFFFVGLRFATAALAVALLSLRTLRGLTWLEIKAGVAIGVAIALGYSLQTWGLQSISSSKSAFITAMYVPLVPLLQWLCLGRMPGVMSCVGIVLAFIGLILLAGPENNLLALGIGEMITLASAIAIAAEIILISAWARKVDVRRVTVVQLATASLVAFAAMAPAGESIPPMRPELLAVALGLGGFSAIIQVTMNWAQRSVSPTRATLIYTGEPVWAGVFGRIAGERLPLLALVGCLFILAGVLVSELKFKRKKALNATASEGSEP from the coding sequence ATGTCTTCGCTCAAATTATCGATAACGCCGCAGGAATTGATCCTGATTGTGATCACCATGTTCTGGGGCGGAACCTTTCTTGCTGTGCAGTACGCCGTCAGCTTCAGCGGGCCGTTTTTCTTCGTTGGCCTGCGCTTTGCCACCGCGGCATTGGCGGTCGCGCTGCTGTCGCTACGCACGCTGCGCGGCCTGACCTGGCTTGAAATTAAGGCCGGCGTCGCGATTGGCGTGGCCATCGCGCTGGGCTATAGCCTGCAGACCTGGGGGCTACAGTCGATCTCCAGCAGTAAGTCCGCGTTTATTACCGCAATGTATGTACCGCTGGTGCCGCTGCTGCAGTGGTTGTGTCTGGGGAGAATGCCCGGCGTGATGTCCTGCGTCGGTATTGTGCTGGCGTTTATCGGCCTGATCCTGCTGGCCGGGCCGGAAAATAACCTGCTGGCATTGGGGATCGGCGAAATGATTACGTTGGCCAGCGCGATCGCGATCGCCGCGGAAATTATTTTGATCAGCGCCTGGGCCCGCAAAGTGGATGTACGACGGGTGACGGTAGTGCAGCTGGCGACCGCATCGTTGGTGGCTTTCGCAGCGATGGCGCCCGCAGGCGAGAGTATTCCGCCAATGCGTCCGGAGCTGTTGGCGGTGGCGTTAGGGTTGGGGGGGTTTAGCGCGATTATTCAGGTTACCATGAACTGGGCGCAGCGTAGCGTATCACCGACCCGGGCGACGCTTATCTATACCGGCGAGCCGGTATGGGCGGGTGTTTTCGGGCGTATTGCCGGCGAACGTCTGCCGTTGCTGGCGCTGGTCGGCTGCCTGTTTATTCTGGCCGGGGTGTTAGTGAGCGAGCTGAAGTTTAAACGTAAGAAAGCGCTGAACGCCACGGCAAGCGAAGGCAGCGAGCCTTAG
- a CDS encoding small membrane protein, protein MSGFLLFIVAIALLGVAIYSLVSYIKERRASQLPTDKKKK, encoded by the coding sequence ATGTCGGGTTTTCTGCTCTTTATCGTGGCCATCGCTCTGCTGGGCGTCGCCATTTACAGCCTGGTGTCCTACATCAAAGAACGCCGCGCGAGTCAGTTGCCAACCGATAAAAAAAAGAAATAA
- a CDS encoding general stress protein produces the protein MANHRGGSGNFAEDRARASEAGRKGGQHSGGNFKNDPQRASEAGKKGGKNSHGNRNS, from the coding sequence ATGGCAAACCATCGTGGCGGTTCCGGCAACTTTGCTGAGGATCGTGCCAGAGCTTCAGAAGCGGGTCGTAAAGGTGGTCAGCATAGCGGGGGGAACTTTAAAAACGATCCTCAACGCGCTTCGGAGGCTGGCAAAAAAGGGGGCAAAAACAGCCACGGCAACCGCAATAGCTAA
- a CDS encoding helix-turn-helix domain-containing protein, with translation MTATAARTAQKNFDQQPCPMTDFVNLIAGKWAIPILYRLIVLNTPVRFGELLRAAAPITQKELTRQLRLFEQRGLVSRTVYAEIPPRVEYQITPLGLSMRSALQPLAEWMQNYGDQLKR, from the coding sequence ATGACGGCAACAGCGGCGCGGACGGCGCAAAAAAATTTTGACCAGCAGCCTTGTCCGATGACGGACTTCGTGAACCTGATCGCCGGGAAATGGGCGATCCCTATTTTATACCGACTGATCGTGCTCAACACGCCGGTACGCTTTGGCGAACTGCTACGCGCGGCAGCGCCGATTACCCAAAAAGAGCTGACCCGCCAGCTACGCTTGTTCGAGCAGCGTGGTTTGGTGTCGCGGACGGTATACGCTGAAATCCCACCGCGGGTGGAGTACCAGATAACGCCGCTTGGCCTGTCGATGCGCAGTGCGCTACAACCGCTGGCGGAGTGGATGCAAAATTATGGCGACCAGTTGAAGCGCTAA
- the wrbA gene encoding NAD(P)H:quinone oxidoreductase codes for MAKILVLYYSMYGHIETMAHAVAEGANRVDGVDVVVKRVPETMQAEAFAKAGGKTQNAPVATPQELAEYDAIIFGTPTRFGNMSGQMRTFLDQTGGLWASGALYGKLASVFSSTGTGGGQEQTIVSTWTTLAHHGMIIVPIGYGAQELFDVSQVRGGTPYGATTIAGGDGSRQPSQEELSIARYQGEHVANLAVKLHG; via the coding sequence ATGGCTAAAATTCTGGTGCTTTATTATTCAATGTATGGACACATCGAAACCATGGCCCATGCCGTTGCCGAAGGGGCAAACAGAGTCGACGGCGTTGACGTGGTCGTGAAGCGTGTGCCGGAAACTATGCAGGCTGAAGCGTTTGCCAAAGCAGGCGGGAAAACGCAAAATGCGCCCGTCGCCACACCGCAAGAACTGGCGGAGTATGATGCCATCATCTTTGGTACCCCTACCCGTTTCGGCAATATGTCCGGACAGATGCGCACCTTCCTGGATCAGACCGGCGGCCTGTGGGCGTCCGGCGCGCTGTACGGCAAACTGGCCAGCGTCTTCAGTTCAACCGGTACCGGCGGTGGCCAGGAACAGACAATTGTCTCAACCTGGACTACGCTTGCCCATCATGGGATGATCATTGTGCCTATCGGCTACGGCGCGCAGGAGTTGTTTGACGTCTCCCAGGTTCGCGGCGGCACGCCATACGGCGCGACCACCATCGCCGGCGGCGACGGCTCCCGTCAGCCAAGCCAGGAAGAGCTGTCCATTGCCCGCTATCAGGGCGAGCACGTGGCAAATCTGGCTGTGAAACTACACGGTTAA
- a CDS encoding SDR family oxidoreductase, whose translation MARLAGKYTLITGGTSGIGLATAQAFIAEGAKVAITGRNPAALEQAQRLLGDDGWAIAADAGDIAGQRQLAQTLAERWPRLDAVFINAGDVTHGAFRDWTAEQWDQLMNINLKGPFFLLQALLPLLANPSSVILCGSVSAHIGLPASSVYAASKAGILSLARTLSAELLPRGIRVNGLSPGPVRTPALNKLGLDADALQSLQEEIKALVPLGRMGTPEELAQAALYLASDESSYVVGTELLVDGGTGNL comes from the coding sequence ATGGCACGTTTAGCAGGAAAATATACGTTAATTACCGGCGGCACCAGCGGCATTGGGCTAGCCACCGCGCAGGCTTTTATCGCCGAGGGGGCGAAAGTCGCGATAACCGGACGCAATCCGGCTGCGCTTGAGCAGGCGCAAAGGTTATTAGGCGACGATGGCTGGGCCATCGCGGCGGATGCTGGCGATATCGCCGGACAACGGCAGTTAGCGCAGACGCTAGCTGAACGCTGGCCGCGGCTGGATGCCGTGTTTATCAACGCCGGCGATGTCACCCACGGCGCTTTTCGCGACTGGACCGCCGAGCAGTGGGACCAGTTGATGAACATCAACCTTAAAGGGCCATTCTTCCTGTTGCAGGCGCTACTGCCGCTGCTGGCGAATCCATCATCGGTGATCCTCTGCGGGTCGGTGAGCGCACATATCGGGCTGCCCGCCAGTAGCGTTTATGCCGCCAGTAAAGCCGGGATCTTATCGCTGGCGCGCACGCTATCGGCGGAGCTGCTGCCACGAGGGATACGCGTCAATGGCCTGAGCCCCGGCCCGGTTCGCACTCCGGCGCTAAACAAACTGGGGCTCGACGCCGATGCGTTGCAGTCTTTACAGGAAGAGATCAAAGCGCTGGTGCCGTTAGGCCGCATGGGGACGCCAGAAGAACTGGCGCAAGCGGCGCTGTATCTGGCATCGGATGAATCAAGTTACGTCGTGGGAACGGAGCTACTGGTCGATGGCGGCACCGGTAATCTCTGA